A DNA window from Paenibacillus andongensis contains the following coding sequences:
- a CDS encoding mechanosensitive ion channel protein MscL encodes MIVERQNKGAKDMIVYDIVLNGEIKETIKPRKNRLKEIYAFMLEQSKLMKAKYGDNVKIKGRMVY; translated from the coding sequence ATGATAGTAGAAAGACAAAACAAAGGAGCGAAAGACATGATCGTCTACGATATTGTACTAAATGGTGAAATTAAAGAAACGATTAAACCTCGCAAGAACCGTTTGAAAGAAATTTACGCATTTATGCTAGAGCAAAGTAAGCTCATGAAAGCCAAGTATGGTGATAATGTTAAAATTAAAGGCCGCATGGTGTATTAG
- a CDS encoding glycoside hydrolase family 73 protein — protein sequence MATKQEFIEIIAPIAVKLRLENSPIYPSVRIAQAMQETGGNLNAWNNLVGYKVGNGLLTPYWQGDRVSTTTWEVIGGIRYDNVPGDFRAYPTIEAGFRDQDLLFGFPRYASVRTAGSPSEQAKALQSSGYATDPSYASKLDTIIQTYGLTHFDEEVVRMLEKLQEQIVDLQNRVSSLEEQAALDVVPQWAKAAVDAAVKAALIDTPEKGSYDFYRLLTVLHRKGII from the coding sequence ATGGCAACTAAACAGGAATTTATTGAGATCATTGCACCTATTGCAGTGAAGCTTCGCCTAGAGAACTCACCGATCTATCCTTCAGTAAGAATCGCGCAAGCTATGCAGGAGACAGGGGGCAATTTGAATGCGTGGAACAATCTAGTCGGTTATAAGGTTGGTAATGGGCTTCTGACGCCTTATTGGCAGGGGGATCGCGTTTCAACAACGACATGGGAAGTTATTGGAGGTATACGCTATGATAACGTACCGGGAGATTTTCGCGCATATCCGACGATTGAGGCAGGGTTTCGTGATCAGGATTTACTTTTTGGATTCCCTCGTTATGCTAGTGTCAGGACGGCTGGAAGTCCTAGTGAGCAAGCGAAAGCATTGCAAAGCAGTGGATATGCAACGGATCCCTCTTATGCGAGTAAGTTGGATACGATTATTCAAACCTATGGTTTAACTCACTTTGATGAGGAGGTCGTTCGTATGTTAGAGAAATTGCAGGAACAAATCGTAGACTTACAAAATAGAGTTAGTTCCTTAGAGGAGCAAGCGGCGCTGGATGTTGTACCACAATGGGCGAAAGCCGCTGTAGACGCTGCGGTCAAAGCAGCATTAATCGATACTCCGGAGAAAGGGAGTTATGATTTCTATCGATTATTAACGGTGCTGCATCGCAAAGGGATCATCTAA
- a CDS encoding sporulation histidine kinase inhibitor Sda encodes MRQISDETLIDSYYKALDLRLESDFVDLLLAEIQRRNLKLHVYIKDETPLN; translated from the coding sequence GTGAGACAAATTAGTGACGAAACATTGATCGACTCTTATTACAAAGCATTGGATTTGAGATTGGAATCAGATTTTGTTGACCTGTTGCTCGCAGAAATACAGAGACGTAATTTAAAACTGCACGTCTACATCAAGGATGAAACCCCGCTAAACTAG